The Corallococcus exiguus genome has a window encoding:
- a CDS encoding anti-sigma factor family protein: protein MSGCDDRRAKQAMAALFEKGRDGLDADGFERLRAHLATCPDCQETYTRLSRVESVLEQRALPRSRSALLEQALFARLQPAPARRKWFASPLFMPLALSAAAATVALLVVTPSMDRSGQDVPEWQARSSAPGEGAWGVRAFCISPEGTVLAEARPGGTLTCAEGNAVQFSYTAPERVRLSLEGLPKEGEPLRFFPSEGPAPEVAAGVDVTLPFSTPVQGGWLTGPVPVRAHFTDAQGRTVADTQVTLKPR from the coding sequence ATGAGTGGGTGTGACGACCGCCGGGCGAAGCAGGCCATGGCCGCGCTCTTCGAGAAGGGCCGCGACGGGCTGGACGCGGACGGCTTCGAGCGCCTGCGCGCGCACCTGGCCACCTGTCCCGACTGTCAGGAGACGTACACGCGGCTGTCGCGCGTGGAGTCGGTGCTGGAGCAGCGGGCGCTGCCCCGGAGCAGGAGCGCGCTCCTGGAACAGGCGTTGTTCGCCAGGCTTCAGCCCGCCCCCGCGCGCAGGAAGTGGTTCGCGTCTCCACTCTTCATGCCCCTGGCGCTGAGCGCCGCCGCCGCGACCGTGGCGCTGCTCGTCGTGACGCCGTCGATGGATCGCTCCGGGCAGGACGTGCCGGAGTGGCAGGCGCGTTCGTCCGCTCCAGGCGAAGGGGCCTGGGGCGTGCGCGCCTTCTGCATCTCGCCCGAGGGCACGGTGCTGGCGGAGGCCCGGCCCGGTGGGACGCTGACGTGCGCGGAGGGCAACGCGGTGCAGTTCAGCTACACCGCGCCGGAGCGCGTGCGCCTGTCGCTGGAGGGGCTGCCGAAGGAAGGCGAGCCGCTGCGCTTCTTCCCGAGCGAGGGCCCGGCCCCGGAGGTCGCAGCGGGCGTGGATGTCACGCTGCCGTTCAGCACGCCCGTGCAGGGTGGGTGGCTGACGGGCCCCGTGCCCGTGCGCGCGCACTTCACCGACGCGCAGGGCCGCACCGTCGCGGACACGCAGGTCACGCTCAAGCCGCGCTGA
- a CDS encoding RNA polymerase sigma factor yields the protein MEWDDDTLRRFREGTPAVLAEVYRAHAEPLARLLKAAAWRGAFTRLRNAMELENTLLETFARAFEPRTRAAYNGTRPYAHFLMGIARNVLLEQSRERELVGRDEAFEGLTEASSEEGGLDELLEDREVEALLAAFKGGLSREEQQLFELRFSEGLPQEEAATALGLTRIQVRRREFGVKSRLLGFLQSKGYLQDLETQGWSFFKRRGAR from the coding sequence ATGGAGTGGGATGACGACACGCTGCGCCGCTTTCGCGAAGGCACCCCAGCGGTGCTGGCGGAGGTGTATCGCGCGCACGCGGAGCCGCTCGCTCGTCTGCTCAAGGCGGCCGCATGGCGGGGAGCCTTCACCCGTCTAAGGAACGCGATGGAGCTGGAGAACACGCTGTTGGAGACCTTCGCGCGCGCCTTCGAGCCGCGCACGCGCGCTGCCTACAACGGCACGCGTCCCTATGCCCACTTCCTGATGGGCATCGCGCGCAACGTGCTGCTGGAGCAGTCGCGCGAGCGCGAGCTGGTGGGCCGCGACGAGGCCTTCGAAGGGCTCACCGAAGCCTCCTCCGAGGAGGGCGGGCTGGACGAGCTGTTGGAGGACCGCGAGGTGGAGGCGCTGCTCGCGGCGTTCAAGGGCGGCCTGTCACGTGAAGAGCAACAGCTGTTCGAGCTGCGCTTCAGCGAGGGCCTGCCCCAGGAGGAGGCCGCCACGGCGTTGGGCCTCACGCGCATCCAGGTGCGGCGGCGTGAGTTCGGGGTGAAGTCCCGGTTGCTGGGGTTCCTCCAGTCGAAGGGGTACCTCCAGGACCTGGAGACGCAGGGCTGGAGCTTCTTCAAGCGCCGGGGTGCGCGATGA